From the genome of Vicinamibacteria bacterium:
CAAAGGCATGCTCATCGGCCAGGCCGGCTTTCAGCGCCCCATCGTCATCAAGCAGCTCAAGAACCCCGACCCCGCCCACCTGCGCCTCTTCGTCGATGAGGCTCGCCGCTATGCGCTCCTCGACCACGAAAACATCGGCCGCATCTTCGATTTCGAGCAGGTGGGGGGCGAGCTCTGCATCATCCTGGAGTACATCGACGGCTGGACGATCGTGGACTACCTGGAGCGCCACGCCGAGCTCGGCCGCCTCCCCGATGTCGATCTCTCCGTCTTCATCGTCAGCCGCGTCTGCCGGGCCCTGGAGTACGTGTTCCAGAAGGCGGCCATCGTCCACCGCGACATCAGCCCCAGCAACATCATGATGACCAGCGAGGGGACGGTGAAGCTGATCGATTTCGGCATCGCCACCCGCAGCGGCACCCGGGACAGCAGCCTGACCGGCAAGCCCTCCTACATGGCGCCGGAGATGGTGCTCGAGCTCCGGGCCGACAATAGGAGCGATCTCTTCAGCCTGGGCACGGTGCTCTTTGAGATGCTGACGGGGGAGAAGCTCTTCCGGGGCGGGACCACGGGGGAGGTGCTGGAGCAGGTGGTGTCCGGCCCCATCCCCTCCCCCCGCTCCCGGAACCCCGCCATCCCCGACGGCGTGCTCGCCATCCTGCGGCAGGCCCTGCAGCGCGACCCCGCCCACCGCTACACCTCTGCGGGGGAGATGGGCGAGGCCTGCGAGCACTTTCTCTACGACAAGGGCTACGGCCCCACCAACCTGACCCTCAAGCACTACGTGAACGTGCTCTTCCCCGGCTCTTTCGTGGTGGAGACCGATCCCGCGGGGCGCTTTCCGCCCGTGGAGGCCACCCTCATCCCCATCGGCGACGTTCGTTCCTCCCGGCGGCGGAAGGCCGCAGACGGGGCCACGCGCGTCTCCGCGATCTCCTCCGCTTACACGCGCGTGGTCAAGCAGCCGCCCCCGCCCCCCGGTCCCGAGACGCTGGAAGCCCCTGCCGCCGAGGCCCCCGAGAAGACACGGAGCCGCCGCCGCAAGGCCCCTCCGGGGCCTGAGAGCGAGGGCGGGTAGCGCCGGAACCCGCCTACCCTTCGGGCCCTTTAGGGCGTGCTCCCCGCCGCGCTCTCCAGAGAGTCACCAGAGCAGGATCGAGACCACGATTGAGGCTGCTGACACCAGCAGACAGACGAGGGCCAGGGTCGTGTGGTCGCCCCTCTCGGGGAGGAGGGGGTCGAGCCAGCGCGCGGTCAGGTACCCGCCGGCCAGGCCCCCGAGGTGGGCCCAGTTGTCGATGCCGGGCATGAGGAAGCCGAAGGCGAGTCCGGTCAAAGCCCAGCTTTTCGCCTGCTGGCTGATGAGCGCGCTCCCCCCCCGCCGGCCGTAATAGAGCAAGGCCCCGATCAGGCCAAAGATGGACGCCGAGGCGCCGATGGTGAGACCGGCCCCGCGCAGGAACCGGGGCATGAAGAAGAGGTAGCGGCCGGCCAGGCTGCTGGCCAGGAAGCCGGTGGCGCCGGAAGCGGTGTAGATGATGACCGTGCGGGCGGGGCCGTAGAGATGGGCGATGGCGGGGGCCAGGTCGCGCACCCACATCATGTTGAAGCCGATGTGGAGGATCCCGCCGTGCAGCCAGCCCGCGGAAAGGACCGTCCACCAGCGCCCGCGGCGGAACACCGGGATGGCCCCGCTGGCTCCGAACCGGAGGAGGCTCTCCGCGCTCGGCGACACGAGGGCGAGCAGGCCCTGCATGCGGATCCCCTCCGGGTCCGCGGCCAGGGTGGCGATGTAGAGCGCCCCGCAGCCCCAGAGCACCATGGGAACGAAGCCCAGGTCCGTGCCGAGCCTTCTCAAGAGGGTGGTGAAGCCCCAGAGACCGGGATTCCGTCGGCCGCAGATGAGGCACTGTTCGTCCTTGACCCCCACCAGCGAGCCGCAGGACGGGCAGAGCACCGATCCGCTCGTTTGCCGCATCGCCCAATCTTATCTTGAGGCGGTCCCGCTTTTACCGGTACCTGCGAGCGCTCGGCTACAATCGCATCGTCGTCCTTTCATCCGTCCGAAAGAGGTGCCCTTGCCATCGCTCCCCATCCTTCGCCGTTCCGCCGTCATGATCGCGGGCCTCGCTCTGGCCTTCGCCGGCGCTTCCTGCTCGTCCCGTCCCCCCGGCGTCAAGCCGCCCCGCCGGACCAAGCAACGGGTGTTCGTGGTCGGCTTCGACGGCATGGACCCGACGCTGGCCCGGAAGTACATGGACGAGGGCAAGCTTCCGAACCTCAAGCGACTGGCGGAGAGCGGCACCTTCTCGACCCTGGGCTCAACCCAGCCCTCGGAATCCCCGACCGCCTGGTCCAGCTTCGCCACCGGCGTGAACCCCGGCAAGCACAACATCTACGACTTCCTGATCCGGGACTTCCAGACCTACCTGCCCGACTTCAACATGATCCGGAGGGAGCCCCCGCAGTTCCTGTGGGGGCTCATTCCCACCAGGAGACCGCGGGTCGTCTCGACCCGCGGGGGGACGTCGTTCTGGGTGCACGCCGCCAACGACGGGGTTCGGAGCGTGGTCCTGACCGTGCCCGTTACGTTCCCCCCCGAGGAGGTGCCCGGGGGCGACCTCCTGGGCGGCTTGCCCCTCCCCGATCTCAGGGGGACGCTCGGCACCTTCTACTACTGGGCCACGGACCTGTCGTCCTTCGAGGAGGGAAACACCGAGTTCGGGGGGTTCCTGAGGCGGCTGTTCTTTGACGGGGGCCGCGCCAAGACCATGCTCAAGGGACCCGAGAATCCGGTTCTGAAGCAGGAGGAGGCGGCCCTCAAGGAGAAGCGCAAGGCGGGCGGGCTCAGCGACAAGGAGACCGCGCGCCTGGAGGAGCTCGGCACGAGCAAGGACATCAACCTTCCCGTCGCGGTGCGGTGGGCGGAGGGCTCGGGGGAGGTGGAGATCGAGGTCCAGGGCCACTCCTTAAAGCTCAAGGCCGGGGAGTGGAGCCCCTGGGTGCCCCTCACGTTCAAGATCAACCTGCTTCTGAGCGTCCACGGCATGACCCAGTTCCACGTCATCCGGGCCGACCGGGAGCTGCAGCTCTACGCCTCCCCCGTGAACATGGACCCCCGCAACCCCCCCCTCCCCATCTCGAAGCCCGATGGATTCTCGGCCGCGCTCGCTCAGAAGATCGGCCTCTACCGCACCCTGGGCTGGGCGGAGTCGGCGGACAAGCCGCTCAATGAGGGGCGGTTGAACGAGGCCGAGTTCCTCTACGACTCCGACCGCGCCATGGACGACCGGGAGAAGATCATCCTGGAGAGCCTGAAGCAGGACGACTGGGACCTCTTCGTGGCCGCCATAGAGACGACCGATCGCATCTCCCACATGATGTGGAGGCTCATCGACCCCAAGCACCCGATGTACGACAAGGACCTCGCGGCCCGCTACGGAGACTCGATCGAGAAGATCTACCGCCGGGCGGACGACCTGGTGGGGCGCCTGCTGGCCCGGGTTCCAAAGGACGTGGTCTTCATGGTCATGTCCGATCACGGCTTTCATTCCTTTAGGCGCGAGGTCAACCTGAACACCTGGCTGGTGCAGAACGGCTACATGCACTTCCAGGGGCAGAGCCAGGAGAAAAAGCTCCAGGACCTCTTCGGACGCGGGCGGTTCTGGGAGGGTGTGGATTGGACGCAGACGCGGGCCTACGCGGTGGGCCTGGGCCAGATCTACTTCAACCTCCGGGGTCGCGAATCCCAGGGGATCGTTTCCGCGGGGAGAGAGTACTCGGCCCTCCAGGAGGAGATACGGTCGAAGCTCGTGACCCTCAAGGACCCCGAGGGCGGGGAGCCGGTCTTCCGGGATATCTACCGCCGCGACGACATCTACAAGGGGGAGTACCTGCAGAACGCCCCCGATCTGCAGGCCGGCTTCAACGATGGTTATCGGGTGGGCTGGCAGGACACCCTGGGCACCATCCGCCGGGAGGTGGTGGACAACAACAACAAGAAGTGGAGCGGCGACCACTGCGCCACCGCCACCGAGATCAGCGGCGGGGTCTTCTTCTGCAGCCGGAAGATCCCCACCGCGGGGCCGAACATCATGGACTTGGCACCCACCATCTTGAAGCTGCTCGACGTCCCCCTCCCGCCCGACCTGGACGGGAAGCCCTTGATGTGAGGCGCCTCCTTCTCCTCGCCCTCCTCGCCCTGCCGGTGACGGTCCGGGGGGGACCCCTCGCGGCGGAGACCGTGCCCGGCGGCGACGAGCGCCTCAAGAAGATTCAGGAGAGGCGCGAGCTCCTGCAGCGGGAGCTCACCCGCCTGCGCGGGCAGGAGCGGAGCCTCCTGGGAGAGGTGGACGCGCTCGAAGTGGAGGTGCGTCTCAAGGGGGAGGACCTGCGCGAGGTCCAGATCGGCCTCCTGCGCACTCGGGCCCAGATGGACGCCACTTTGAAGCGGGTCCGCGAGCTCGAGCGCACCCTCGCCGAGACGAGGCCGCTCCTGGCCGCCCATGCCCGCGCGCTGTACAAGCTGGGGGAGCTCTCCTACCTCCGGCTCCTCCTCTCCGTGGATCGGCCCTCGGACATCTTCCGCGGCTATCGCTTCGTGACCGCCCTCGCCCGCCGCGACAACCAGCGCATCGCCGGCTTCCGGGCCGACCTCAAGGCCCTCACCGTCCAGCGGGCGGAGCTGGAGCGGAGGACCCAGGAATCCCTGATCCTGAAGGCGCAGCTGGAGACGGCCCGCCGCAGCGTGGACGTTCAGCGCCAGCGCAAGACCGAGCTTCTGGCCTCGATCGTCGAGAAAAAGGAGACCCACGCCGCCTACGTCCTGGAGCTGGAGGACGCGGAGAGCAAGCTGCGCCAGCTCCTCCAGGGCCTCGGCAACGGCGAGGTGAGCGTGCCCGTCTCCGCCTTCCGGGGTGCTCTGCCCTGGCCGCTGACCGGCCACGTGCGCGTCCCCTTCGGCCGCCGCAAGCACCCCCGCTTCGAGACCTACACCGTTTCCAACGGCGTCGAGATCGACGCCGCCGCCGACAGCGCGGTGACGGCGGTCTACGAAGGGACGGTGGTGTTCGCCGACCGCTTCAAGGGCTACGGGCTCATGGTGGTCCTGGACCACGGGGGCAAGCACCACTCTCTCTATGCCCACCTCGCGGAGACCGGGGTGCACCTTGGGCAGAAGGTGGCGGCCGGCGAGACCCTGGGGACGGTGGGGGCGGCGAGCCTCCTGGGAACGGGGCTCTACTTCGAGATGCGCTTCCAGGGCCGGCCCGAGGACCCGTTGGAGTGGCTGAAGCGCAACTAGAGTAACCCGTAAAACAGTGGCAGAGATTTTGCGGCCTAAGTGCCAGAAAACCGCCTCGCTACGGTTATTTGACGGTTTGGGTGCAGCGCGACACACGGTCTCAGCAATTTTCCGGGACTTTTAATAACTGCACTGTCACAGCTAGGTGTACAGGTCGGCTAAGCAGGACCCCGCGGACAGCCTAGCAGGGTTTTACTTGCAGCCAACGAAGCAAAATTTGCTGGAGCCAAGAACCGCTATGATGGCGACATCGACGCCAAGACCGATGAGGGCGCCGATGGTCTTGGCATGCCCGTGATGTGGAACCGCGATCTGACTGACGCGCTCAACGGGAATGCGAGCGTCACGCACGGCCATCCGGCTGCGCAAAGGCAGGGCCCCCTGCCCCCTCAGGGCCTGGAGCTGAGCCCCACTTAGCGGCTCACGGCCCGCGAAGGATACGGCGGAAACCTTTTCGAACGGGACGTCGAGCGGCGGGGAGTTGCCCTCAGGACGGAAGCCGATGGACGCAAACTCGAATCCGTCGAATCGGCCCACTGTGGTCTTTCCCTTGGGACTGCTCACGGTGATCGTCTCACCGAGGGAGGGGAGCACGACGCCCTCCGTCTGTTTCTGCCGCTCCTCGTATCTCTGAGCGTACTCGTTCCCGTCGAAGCTGAGGCCGTTGAAGCTGCCCTCCACCTCGCTGCCATCTCGAAGAGAGACCTTGACCCACGTCCCTTTCTCGATCCGCCGGATCTGCCACGCCTCCATGGTGTTCGGGGTCTTGTGGGAGTTGTCGATGGCGGCGCCAATGCCAAAGCCGATGGCCGTGCAGCCGGAGGTGGCGACGGCGGCTGTGAATACGGCAGGGAGGACAAAAGTCGGAACAGCGATCATCGCGCTGAGACAAGCCACCAACGTCTTCTTCATCAGCGCCTCCTGCCTCTCAAGTATTACGCGGACGCAAAGAACTATAGCAGTGTCCCCGTCACGATTGACTCCCAATCGTCGGGCACCGAGTGCGTGAACTACAGCGAGGGGCTCGGTTGTGGGAACTTTAAAGATGGGCCCGCCCTACAGTCCACGATCGTCCAGCAGAACTCTGTCGTGACGATTGTTGTGATCCGCGGCGGGAAGTGCGGACAGACCCCGCTAAGGGGTTTTGTGAATGGAGGGGACTTCTCACAATTCAAACGTCTTGTGGCTCATTTATGTTGCAGACAGCTAACACCAGCAAGCTCGTTTTCGAATGAAGAGTTTCGGCTGGCCTCCTGCGACAACTAATTTAACCCGCATTCCCGCCCCCCCCCGCCGCCCCCGCCGGCCGTCTCGGGTATACTGCTCTCATGAGTCCTCGCAGCCGCCTCCTCATCGCCGTCCTCTCCAC
Proteins encoded in this window:
- a CDS encoding peptidoglycan DD-metalloendopeptidase family protein, with protein sequence MRRLLLLALLALPVTVRGGPLAAETVPGGDERLKKIQERRELLQRELTRLRGQERSLLGEVDALEVEVRLKGEDLREVQIGLLRTRAQMDATLKRVRELERTLAETRPLLAAHARALYKLGELSYLRLLLSVDRPSDIFRGYRFVTALARRDNQRIAGFRADLKALTVQRAELERRTQESLILKAQLETARRSVDVQRQRKTELLASIVEKKETHAAYVLELEDAESKLRQLLQGLGNGEVSVPVSAFRGALPWPLTGHVRVPFGRRKHPRFETYTVSNGVEIDAAADSAVTAVYEGTVVFADRFKGYGLMVVLDHGGKHHSLYAHLAETGVHLGQKVAAGETLGTVGAASLLGTGLYFEMRFQGRPEDPLEWLKRN
- a CDS encoding rhomboid family intramembrane serine protease; this encodes MRQTSGSVLCPSCGSLVGVKDEQCLICGRRNPGLWGFTTLLRRLGTDLGFVPMVLWGCGALYIATLAADPEGIRMQGLLALVSPSAESLLRFGASGAIPVFRRGRWWTVLSAGWLHGGILHIGFNMMWVRDLAPAIAHLYGPARTVIIYTASGATGFLASSLAGRYLFFMPRFLRGAGLTIGASASIFGLIGALLYYGRRGGSALISQQAKSWALTGLAFGFLMPGIDNWAHLGGLAGGYLTARWLDPLLPERGDHTTLALVCLLVSAASIVVSILLW
- a CDS encoding serine/threonine-protein kinase; this translates as MVEPLKYRILHELGAGGMGRVCKGMLIGQAGFQRPIVIKQLKNPDPAHLRLFVDEARRYALLDHENIGRIFDFEQVGGELCIILEYIDGWTIVDYLERHAELGRLPDVDLSVFIVSRVCRALEYVFQKAAIVHRDISPSNIMMTSEGTVKLIDFGIATRSGTRDSSLTGKPSYMAPEMVLELRADNRSDLFSLGTVLFEMLTGEKLFRGGTTGEVLEQVVSGPIPSPRSRNPAIPDGVLAILRQALQRDPAHRYTSAGEMGEACEHFLYDKGYGPTNLTLKHYVNVLFPGSFVVETDPAGRFPPVEATLIPIGDVRSSRRRKAADGATRVSAISSAYTRVVKQPPPPPGPETLEAPAAEAPEKTRSRRRKAPPGPESEGG
- a CDS encoding alkaline phosphatase family protein; protein product: MPSLPILRRSAVMIAGLALAFAGASCSSRPPGVKPPRRTKQRVFVVGFDGMDPTLARKYMDEGKLPNLKRLAESGTFSTLGSTQPSESPTAWSSFATGVNPGKHNIYDFLIRDFQTYLPDFNMIRREPPQFLWGLIPTRRPRVVSTRGGTSFWVHAANDGVRSVVLTVPVTFPPEEVPGGDLLGGLPLPDLRGTLGTFYYWATDLSSFEEGNTEFGGFLRRLFFDGGRAKTMLKGPENPVLKQEEAALKEKRKAGGLSDKETARLEELGTSKDINLPVAVRWAEGSGEVEIEVQGHSLKLKAGEWSPWVPLTFKINLLLSVHGMTQFHVIRADRELQLYASPVNMDPRNPPLPISKPDGFSAALAQKIGLYRTLGWAESADKPLNEGRLNEAEFLYDSDRAMDDREKIILESLKQDDWDLFVAAIETTDRISHMMWRLIDPKHPMYDKDLAARYGDSIEKIYRRADDLVGRLLARVPKDVVFMVMSDHGFHSFRREVNLNTWLVQNGYMHFQGQSQEKKLQDLFGRGRFWEGVDWTQTRAYAVGLGQIYFNLRGRESQGIVSAGREYSALQEEIRSKLVTLKDPEGGEPVFRDIYRRDDIYKGEYLQNAPDLQAGFNDGYRVGWQDTLGTIRREVVDNNNKKWSGDHCATATEISGGVFFCSRKIPTAGPNIMDLAPTILKLLDVPLPPDLDGKPLM